A genomic segment from Chitinophaga flava encodes:
- a CDS encoding beta-ketoacyl-ACP synthase III translates to MNKITAAITAVGGYVPDYVLTNQELEKLVDTTDEWILTRTGISERRILKGEGKGTSDLCVPVALEICKKRGISPEEIDLLIVATVTPDMTFPATANVVTDKIGAKNAFGFDISAACSGFLYALDTGARFIESGRYQKVMVIGADKMSSIIDYTDRTTCIIFGDGAGGVLLEPNTEGYGVIDSILKSDGHGREYLHMKAGGSVKPASIETVQNREHYVYQEGKMVFKYAVSNMSEAANNVLERNNLTADNIAWLVPHQANKRIIAATAQYINLPEEKIMMNIQRYGNTTAGTIPLCLWDYEKQLKKGDNLIMAAFGGGFTWGASYIKWAYDGDKFGK, encoded by the coding sequence ATGAATAAAATAACGGCCGCTATTACAGCGGTGGGTGGATATGTTCCTGACTATGTGCTGACCAATCAGGAACTTGAAAAACTGGTTGACACAACAGACGAATGGATATTGACCCGGACTGGCATCTCTGAAAGAAGGATTCTTAAAGGAGAAGGGAAAGGCACCTCCGATTTATGCGTACCTGTAGCGCTCGAGATTTGCAAAAAAAGAGGTATTTCTCCTGAAGAAATAGACCTGCTCATCGTAGCCACTGTAACTCCCGACATGACATTCCCCGCCACTGCCAATGTTGTAACAGATAAAATCGGTGCTAAAAACGCATTCGGTTTCGACATCAGTGCTGCCTGCTCTGGTTTCCTGTATGCTCTGGACACTGGCGCCCGGTTTATTGAAAGTGGCCGTTATCAGAAAGTGATGGTGATTGGTGCAGACAAAATGAGCTCTATCATTGACTATACCGACAGGACTACCTGCATCATCTTCGGTGATGGCGCCGGTGGTGTACTGCTCGAGCCCAATACCGAAGGTTACGGCGTTATTGACAGCATCCTGAAAAGTGATGGTCATGGCCGTGAATACCTGCACATGAAAGCCGGTGGCTCCGTAAAACCTGCTTCCATCGAAACAGTGCAGAACCGCGAACACTATGTATACCAGGAAGGTAAAATGGTGTTTAAATATGCAGTGTCCAACATGTCTGAAGCAGCCAACAACGTACTGGAACGCAACAATCTGACTGCAGACAACATTGCATGGCTCGTTCCTCACCAGGCTAACAAACGTATCATTGCTGCCACCGCTCAGTACATCAACTTACCTGAAGAGAAGATCATGATGAACATACAGCGCTATGGCAACACTACCGCCGGTACTATTCCATTGTGCCTGTGGGACTACGAAAAACAACTGAAAAAAGGAGATAACCTTATCATGGCCGCATTTGGCGGAGGTTTCACCTGGGGCGCCAGCTACATTAAATGGGCGTACGACGGTGACAAATTTGGTAAATAA
- the sov gene encoding T9SS outer membrane translocon Sov/SprA: protein MARKTYYGAFAVIGIVSFIIVDTAARERSGNIKFLSRASWKSDTTTTGNTKIDTTGKKDTLKYPLKDRRGPTISDPTSRNAIDLNDPANINKTVEYDPITKQYTVTEKIGNQNYRNPTYMNFDEFYKLQSAQSEKNYWQKRASALGNLNQRGNGPQLYNGNNLFDRIFGGSKVDIRPQGSLDLTFGYQGQNIKNPVLVEQARKNGGFNFDMGINMNVTGRIGDKLKLITNYNTQSTFDFENQVKLEYTGYNDEIIKKIEAGNVSFPLRSSLISGIQSLFGVKTQLQFGRLTVTSVLSNQKSQKQNLMLKGGTMVQDYNIRADEYEDNRHFLLAQFYRDTFNYAMSNLPIIRSLSNITRIEVWVTNKTGATTQTRDIVGLMDLGEYKPYNDQIKVNTSSHLPDRATNSLYASLVGDPASRNTSIVVSRLLALGLKPVSEFEKTFARKLDSTEYTVNKQLGFISLNQQLQPDEVLAVAYQYTYNGRTYQVGEFSQDIPPDQNNSANSPVLFLKLLKATSARPTLPIWKLMMKNIYATGAFQVNKQDFKMDVFYKDPGAENRPPSDKRYLPDAKGDYAGAPIITILNLDRLNNQLDPQPDGVFDYVEGYTINSLNGKIMFPMLEPFGDGLKKAFGGDATLEKQYMYRVLYDSIKVVAQQFPQLNRYVIRGSYKSANSSEINLGGGITIPPGSVTVTAGGQVLRENVDYIIDYNLGRLKIINGGVLNSGVPINVQFENNALFGQQVRNYFGTRLDYLVNDKLSIGGTIVRMSERPYYQKVNYGEDPIKNTMVGLDLNYASEWKGLTRFLDKLPNYSTTTPSHVLFTGEVARLFPGHSKLINQPGSKQGTAYIDDFEGVKSGYDLKFPATSWALASTPKGATNASGTVLFPEAEVNNMLDYGKNRAKLAWYILEPTLQLPKSPNLPPGISVDDQSDPRVRLVYQKEVFRNRSTDFGQSQLSTLDLAYYPTERGPYNFTSSPMAMDRNGKLANPRAKWGGIMRAIDNSDFETANIEYIEFWIQDPFIKSPNSAGGSLYFNLGNVSEDILKDGKKFFENGMPDPNQDPNKIDSSNWGRQPKFQQQITQAFDNDPNIRAYQDVGYDGLKSSDEAAFFKTYMNEMAMNFGGSPVYQQAQKDPANDDYKHYRSADYDASKASILERYKNYSNPEGNSPVSDPKSSFSTAATNIPESEDLNRDNTMNETEEYFQYRVDLKPGMTVGSNFIVDKIDAPVDLPNGQKTTETWYQFKVPLNQFNAKVGSIPDFKSIRFMRMFMTDFSEPVVVRFAKLELVRNQWRRYMYELRPGDPIPLNQTTTFNSSAVNIEENSSRSPIPYVLPPGVVRQNTISTNNTTLQLNEQSLSVQVCNLQDGEIRALYKTLNMDMRQYKKLEMYMHAEAMGSASALKDGQVQAVIRIGSDFVSNYYEYRIPLKVTAWNSKSPTEIWPEGNNLQLVMDRLSQLKQKRNMCDSCSPLLPYPMTPVTDEYGNYMSVVGNPSLGDARTMMIGILNPKDDGLPRCAEVWFDELRLSDFDEKGGYAALARADFQLADLGTISVSGNMHTAGFGNIDQRVNERFRDNFLQYDAAANLDLGKLLPKKVGMSIPVYAGYSQSASNPEYDPYDLDIKLKDKMALARSAREKDSIRKNAQDFTSITSLNFTNVRKLNLKQGKRHLWDIENFDISYSFSQINRHNPLIQSDLLTKHRGGLGYNYAGQPRYIEPFKKLLKTKTHWLDLIRDFNVNYVPSIISFRADIIRQFGASRIRNVGGDVKYQLPETYDKYFTFDRYYTLKWDLTRSINIEFNAVNNSRVDEPSGRINTSAKKDSVWGNFFKGGRSVNYMHNANFTYTLPTAKFPALSWTNVAVGYSTEYRWTGASRLALYLGNAIENSQQRTVTAEFKFVELYNKSKFLRKINARKQPSNNNNNNNQNNKNNTGNNNQSSQQQPNADDISPWVKGVLKPLMALKRIGINYNENAGTRLPGYLDSTKVLGMNWQSMAPGIGFVLGKQPDKKWLDDFAKKGLITPDPSLNIQFQQQFTQRWDAQAQLEPFNDLRIDLNMTKSFTKTHTELYKNLQDSTGANLGFQHLSPYDAGGFEITYIAIKTMFGRINTANGVSETFRNFEAYRNIISQRLGAANPYNKDPGVPAGDPKDPSYAYGYTRYAQDVLIPAFLAAYTGKSPDKIGLLQGPGSSVRSNPFKNFIPKPNWRITYNGLTKLEPFRSFLTNFTLTHGYTGTLSMNSYNTSMYYEDPRLAGYPAFRDTVSGNYFPYFLVPNLTLTEQFSPLLGVDLTFTNSLNARIEFRKSRSLSLSLIDYQLTELRSSEIVIGAGYRIRGLQLPFAISKNGGKRLQNDLNFRLDMSFRDDKTANNRLDADLVIPTSGQKVVGFAPSIDYIVNNRLNLRFFYDRRQTIPVISTAYPITNTRGGITFRFVLSQ from the coding sequence TTGGCAAGAAAGACTTACTATGGTGCTTTTGCAGTAATAGGAATTGTATCTTTTATCATTGTTGACACTGCCGCAAGGGAACGATCCGGGAATATTAAATTTTTGAGCAGGGCGAGTTGGAAGTCGGACACCACAACTACTGGTAATACCAAAATCGATACTACCGGGAAGAAAGATACCCTGAAATACCCCCTTAAGGACAGACGCGGCCCCACTATATCGGACCCGACGTCCAGGAATGCTATTGACCTGAATGATCCGGCCAATATCAACAAAACTGTAGAATACGATCCCATTACCAAACAATACACCGTCACAGAGAAAATCGGCAACCAAAATTACCGGAACCCGACTTATATGAACTTCGATGAGTTCTATAAACTTCAGTCGGCACAGAGTGAAAAAAATTACTGGCAGAAAAGAGCCAGCGCTCTCGGTAATCTCAACCAGCGTGGCAATGGCCCGCAGCTGTACAACGGTAATAACCTCTTTGACCGCATCTTTGGCGGCAGTAAAGTGGATATCCGGCCGCAGGGAAGCCTCGACCTGACATTCGGCTACCAGGGCCAGAATATCAAAAACCCTGTACTGGTGGAGCAGGCCCGTAAAAACGGGGGCTTCAACTTCGACATGGGTATCAACATGAACGTTACCGGAAGAATCGGTGATAAACTGAAACTGATCACCAACTACAATACCCAGTCTACCTTCGATTTCGAAAACCAGGTAAAACTGGAGTATACCGGCTATAATGACGAAATTATCAAGAAGATAGAAGCCGGTAACGTGAGTTTCCCCCTCCGTAGTTCCCTGATCTCCGGTATCCAGTCTCTCTTCGGTGTGAAAACCCAACTGCAGTTTGGCCGCCTCACGGTAACGAGTGTACTCTCTAACCAGAAATCACAGAAACAGAACCTCATGCTCAAAGGCGGTACCATGGTACAGGATTATAATATCCGCGCCGATGAATATGAAGACAACCGACACTTCCTCCTGGCGCAGTTTTACCGCGATACGTTTAACTACGCCATGTCCAATCTGCCTATTATCCGCTCTCTCTCCAATATCACCAGGATAGAGGTGTGGGTAACCAATAAAACCGGGGCCACCACTCAAACCCGTGATATCGTAGGTTTGATGGACCTTGGTGAATACAAACCTTACAACGACCAGATCAAGGTAAACACTTCGTCTCATTTGCCGGACAGGGCTACCAACAGCCTGTACGCCAGCCTGGTAGGTGATCCCGCCAGTCGTAACACCAGTATCGTAGTAAGTCGCCTGCTGGCCCTGGGCCTGAAACCGGTGTCGGAGTTTGAAAAAACATTCGCCCGTAAACTGGACTCCACAGAATATACGGTTAACAAACAACTGGGCTTCATCTCCCTTAATCAACAGCTGCAACCAGACGAAGTGCTGGCAGTAGCTTATCAATACACCTATAACGGCCGGACATATCAGGTGGGTGAATTCTCCCAGGATATCCCACCAGACCAGAACAACAGCGCCAACTCACCGGTGCTGTTCCTGAAATTGCTGAAAGCCACTTCTGCCCGGCCTACACTGCCTATCTGGAAACTGATGATGAAAAACATCTACGCCACCGGCGCCTTCCAGGTGAATAAGCAGGACTTCAAAATGGATGTTTTCTATAAAGACCCCGGTGCAGAAAACAGACCACCCAGCGATAAACGTTACCTCCCCGATGCAAAAGGCGATTACGCCGGCGCACCAATTATTACTATCTTAAACCTCGATCGCCTCAACAACCAGCTCGACCCGCAGCCGGATGGAGTGTTCGACTACGTAGAAGGATACACGATAAATTCCCTTAACGGGAAAATCATGTTCCCCATGCTGGAACCTTTCGGGGACGGACTGAAAAAAGCTTTCGGCGGAGATGCTACCCTGGAAAAACAATACATGTACCGCGTACTGTACGACTCCATCAAGGTGGTAGCACAACAGTTCCCGCAGCTCAACCGCTACGTGATACGCGGCTCCTATAAATCAGCCAACTCTTCGGAAATCAATCTGGGAGGTGGTATCACCATTCCTCCCGGCTCCGTAACCGTAACAGCCGGTGGCCAGGTACTGCGTGAAAACGTGGACTATATTATTGACTATAACCTCGGCAGGCTTAAAATTATCAACGGCGGTGTGCTCAACTCCGGCGTACCGATCAATGTACAGTTTGAAAACAATGCACTGTTCGGCCAGCAGGTCCGCAACTATTTCGGTACCCGACTCGATTACCTCGTAAATGATAAACTGAGCATCGGTGGTACCATCGTCCGTATGAGTGAAAGACCTTACTACCAGAAAGTAAACTATGGCGAAGATCCTATCAAGAACACCATGGTAGGCCTCGACCTTAACTACGCTTCTGAATGGAAAGGACTGACACGTTTCCTGGACAAACTGCCTAACTACAGCACTACCACACCTTCCCACGTCCTGTTTACCGGTGAAGTAGCCCGACTGTTCCCTGGCCACAGTAAACTGATCAATCAGCCCGGCAGCAAACAGGGTACAGCTTATATCGACGATTTCGAAGGTGTAAAGAGTGGATATGACCTTAAATTCCCTGCTACCAGCTGGGCACTGGCTTCTACGCCGAAAGGCGCTACCAATGCCAGCGGTACCGTGCTTTTCCCGGAAGCAGAGGTGAATAACATGCTCGACTATGGTAAAAACAGAGCGAAACTAGCCTGGTATATCCTGGAGCCAACACTCCAGTTGCCCAAGTCACCCAACCTGCCTCCCGGTATATCTGTTGATGATCAGTCAGATCCCCGTGTAAGGTTGGTATACCAGAAAGAGGTGTTCCGTAACAGATCTACCGATTTCGGACAAAGCCAGCTGAGTACCCTCGATCTGGCCTACTACCCTACAGAAAGAGGCCCGTATAACTTTACCAGCAGTCCGATGGCTATGGACAGGAATGGTAAACTGGCGAATCCCAGAGCAAAATGGGGTGGTATCATGCGTGCCATCGACAACAGCGACTTCGAAACTGCGAATATCGAATACATCGAATTCTGGATACAGGACCCCTTCATTAAATCACCCAACAGTGCAGGTGGTTCGCTCTACTTCAACCTGGGTAACGTTTCTGAAGACATTCTCAAAGACGGTAAAAAGTTCTTTGAAAATGGTATGCCGGACCCGAATCAGGACCCTAACAAGATCGATTCTTCCAACTGGGGCCGCCAGCCTAAGTTCCAGCAGCAGATCACCCAGGCTTTTGACAATGATCCCAATATCCGGGCTTATCAGGACGTGGGTTATGATGGTCTGAAATCTTCTGATGAGGCAGCGTTCTTTAAAACCTATATGAACGAAATGGCCATGAACTTCGGTGGTTCCCCTGTATATCAGCAGGCACAGAAAGACCCGGCCAACGACGACTATAAACATTACCGCAGTGCCGATTATGATGCCAGCAAGGCCAGCATTCTGGAACGTTATAAAAACTATAGCAATCCGGAAGGCAACTCCCCGGTATCTGATCCTAAATCATCATTCTCTACTGCGGCTACCAATATCCCCGAGTCGGAAGACCTGAACAGGGATAATACCATGAACGAAACGGAAGAGTACTTCCAGTACAGGGTAGATCTGAAACCCGGTATGACGGTAGGTTCCAACTTCATTGTGGATAAAATTGATGCGCCGGTAGATCTGCCCAACGGACAGAAAACCACCGAGACCTGGTATCAGTTTAAAGTGCCGTTAAACCAGTTCAACGCTAAGGTGGGCAGCATACCCGACTTTAAGTCCATCCGCTTTATGCGTATGTTCATGACTGATTTCAGCGAGCCGGTAGTGGTACGTTTTGCGAAACTGGAACTGGTGCGCAACCAATGGCGCCGTTATATGTACGAGTTAAGACCAGGCGATCCTATACCGTTAAATCAGACCACCACCTTTAACTCTTCTGCTGTAAATATTGAAGAAAACTCTTCCCGCAGCCCTATTCCTTATGTGCTGCCACCAGGAGTAGTAAGACAGAATACAATCAGTACCAACAATACCACACTGCAGCTGAACGAACAATCCCTGTCTGTTCAGGTATGTAATCTGCAGGACGGAGAGATCCGCGCACTGTACAAAACCCTGAACATGGACATGCGCCAGTATAAAAAACTGGAGATGTACATGCACGCAGAAGCTATGGGATCAGCCAGTGCACTGAAAGACGGACAGGTACAGGCAGTGATACGTATCGGTAGCGACTTTGTGAGCAACTACTACGAATACCGTATTCCGCTGAAGGTGACTGCCTGGAACTCCAAATCACCTACAGAGATATGGCCGGAAGGAAATAACCTGCAGCTGGTCATGGACCGGTTAAGTCAGCTCAAACAGAAAAGGAATATGTGTGATTCCTGCTCTCCGCTGCTGCCATACCCCATGACACCGGTGACTGATGAATACGGCAACTATATGTCAGTAGTGGGTAACCCCAGCCTGGGAGATGCACGTACCATGATGATCGGTATCCTTAACCCCAAAGACGATGGATTGCCCCGTTGTGCGGAAGTGTGGTTCGATGAACTGCGCCTGTCTGACTTTGATGAGAAAGGTGGTTATGCTGCTCTCGCCAGGGCTGACTTTCAGCTGGCCGATCTGGGTACCATATCCGTTTCCGGAAATATGCACACTGCCGGCTTCGGAAATATTGACCAGCGCGTGAATGAACGTTTCCGTGATAACTTCCTGCAGTACGATGCCGCTGCCAATCTGGACCTAGGTAAACTGTTACCTAAAAAGGTAGGTATGTCTATCCCCGTATATGCCGGATATTCACAATCCGCCAGCAATCCGGAATATGATCCGTACGATCTCGATATTAAACTGAAGGATAAAATGGCGCTGGCCCGGTCAGCACGGGAGAAGGACTCCATCCGCAAAAATGCGCAGGACTTCACCTCTATCACCAGCCTGAACTTTACCAACGTCCGGAAACTCAATCTGAAACAGGGAAAACGACATTTGTGGGATATCGAAAACTTTGACATCAGTTATTCGTTCTCACAGATCAACAGGCATAATCCGCTGATTCAAAGCGACCTGCTGACCAAACACCGCGGTGGACTCGGGTATAACTATGCTGGTCAGCCACGTTATATCGAGCCGTTTAAAAAGCTGCTGAAGACTAAAACACACTGGCTGGACCTGATACGGGACTTCAATGTTAACTATGTGCCTTCTATCATCAGTTTCCGCGCAGATATTATCCGGCAGTTTGGCGCATCCCGTATCCGCAACGTGGGCGGTGATGTGAAATATCAGCTGCCTGAGACTTATGATAAATACTTTACATTCGATCGCTATTATACACTTAAATGGGATCTCACCCGCAGTATCAACATCGAGTTTAATGCGGTGAATAATTCCCGTGTAGACGAACCGTCAGGTAGAATAAACACTTCCGCGAAGAAGGATTCTGTATGGGGTAACTTCTTCAAAGGTGGTCGTTCTGTAAACTACATGCACAACGCTAACTTCACGTACACCCTGCCTACAGCCAAGTTCCCGGCCTTAAGCTGGACCAACGTAGCAGTGGGGTATAGTACCGAATACCGCTGGACCGGCGCTTCCAGGCTGGCACTTTATCTGGGTAACGCCATCGAAAACAGTCAGCAGCGCACCGTAACAGCAGAATTCAAATTTGTGGAACTGTACAACAAATCCAAGTTCCTGCGTAAAATCAATGCGCGCAAACAACCCTCCAACAATAACAACAATAACAATCAGAACAACAAAAACAATACAGGCAATAACAATCAGTCATCTCAGCAACAACCAAATGCTGATGATATTTCACCATGGGTGAAAGGTGTGCTGAAACCATTGATGGCACTGAAGCGTATCGGCATCAACTACAATGAAAATGCCGGAACACGCCTGCCAGGTTATCTGGACAGTACCAAAGTGCTGGGTATGAACTGGCAATCTATGGCACCAGGTATTGGGTTTGTATTGGGCAAACAGCCGGATAAAAAATGGCTGGACGATTTCGCCAAAAAAGGACTGATTACGCCGGACCCTTCACTGAACATACAGTTCCAGCAGCAGTTTACCCAACGTTGGGACGCTCAGGCACAGCTGGAGCCGTTCAACGATCTGCGTATAGATCTTAACATGACCAAGTCGTTTACCAAAACGCATACAGAACTGTATAAGAACCTGCAGGATTCTACCGGCGCCAACCTCGGCTTCCAGCACCTCAGCCCTTATGATGCCGGTGGTTTTGAGATTACCTATATCGCCATCAAAACCATGTTTGGCAGAATCAACACAGCAAATGGGGTTTCTGAGACGTTCCGTAATTTCGAGGCATACCGTAATATCATTTCCCAAAGACTGGGCGCAGCTAACCCGTACAACAAAGATCCGGGAGTACCTGCCGGCGATCCGAAAGATCCGTCTTATGCCTACGGTTATACCCGATATGCACAGGATGTGCTGATACCAGCCTTCCTGGCTGCCTACACCGGCAAGTCGCCCGACAAGATCGGACTGCTGCAGGGACCTGGTAGCTCTGTAAGAAGCAATCCGTTCAAAAACTTCATACCTAAACCTAACTGGCGTATAACGTATAATGGTCTGACCAAGCTGGAACCATTCCGCAGCTTCCTCACCAACTTTACGCTGACGCATGGTTACACTGGTACGCTGTCGATGAACTCCTATAATACTTCCATGTATTATGAAGATCCAAGACTGGCAGGTTATCCTGCCTTCAGGGATACCGTATCGGGCAACTACTTCCCGTACTTCCTGGTACCTAACCTGACACTGACAGAACAGTTCTCGCCGCTGCTGGGTGTGGACCTCACCTTTACCAACAGCCTCAATGCACGTATCGAATTCCGTAAGAGCCGTTCACTCAGTCTCAGTCTGATCGATTACCAGCTGACAGAACTGCGTTCCAGCGAAATCGTGATCGGCGCCGGCTATCGTATCAGAGGGCTGCAGCTGCCATTTGCGATCAGTAAAAACGGAGGAAAGCGTTTGCAGAATGACCTTAACTTCCGTCTGGATATGAGCTTCCGTGATGATAAAACAGCTAACAACCGACTGGATGCCGATCTGGTGATTCCCACAAGTGGTCAGAAAGTGGTGGGCTTTGCTCCTTCTATCGACTACATCGTAAACAATCGTCTGAATCTTCGTTTCTTCTATGATCGCAGGCAGACCATACCGGTTATTTCCACTGCTTATCCGATCACCAATACCAGAGGTGGTATTACTTTCCGCTTTGTATTGTCACAATAG
- the ruvA gene encoding Holliday junction branch migration protein RuvA, whose translation MIAYLDGKLAYKSPAFVHMDVNGIGYEVQISLNTYSRIQALESCKLLTYLQIKEDAHTLYGFFEETERSLFLLLLSVSGVGASTARMMLSSLQPEDIQRAIMMENEKMLEGVKGIGAKTAKRIILELKDKIKKQKDTGSLQLSAALNNTIHEDALNALVTLGIARNMADTAIQRVMKNEPTLQNLEELIKKALKSL comes from the coding sequence ATGATCGCTTATTTGGATGGAAAATTGGCATATAAGTCACCGGCATTTGTTCATATGGATGTGAACGGAATAGGATACGAAGTCCAGATCAGTCTTAATACCTATTCACGGATACAGGCCCTGGAAAGTTGTAAATTGTTAACCTATTTACAGATCAAGGAAGACGCACATACCCTGTATGGTTTTTTTGAAGAAACAGAAAGGAGCCTTTTTCTGTTATTGCTCAGCGTATCAGGAGTAGGTGCCAGTACGGCCAGAATGATGTTGTCTTCTCTTCAACCGGAAGATATCCAGCGGGCCATTATGATGGAAAATGAAAAAATGCTGGAAGGTGTCAAAGGAATAGGGGCCAAAACAGCCAAAAGAATTATTCTGGAACTGAAAGACAAGATAAAGAAACAAAAGGATACAGGCAGCTTACAATTATCTGCAGCATTAAACAATACAATCCATGAAGATGCGTTAAATGCTCTGGTAACTCTTGGCATAGCCCGGAACATGGCAGATACGGCAATTCAGAGAGTTATGAAGAACGAACCAACATTGCAAAACTTGGAAGAGCTGATCAAAAAAGCCCTGAAAAGTTTATAA